A stretch of bacterium DNA encodes these proteins:
- a CDS encoding M55 family metallopeptidase, translating to MKLFISADMEGISGIVHNDQRNRDGRDYEKSRKLMTEEVNAAIDGALAAGVKEIVVNDSHDTMRNIIPADLHPAASLISGDYKPLSMMQGIDRTFDFVFFIGYHAKRGTAGAVMDHTYTESGVYRLRINGKPYGETGINAAVAGYFGVPVILVCGDDKLALEAKETLKNVVTVTVKFGQGRTSARNLHPEKVKQLIKSAAIDAIQRRKEFQPFKFTPPIVMDLDFVYTHYADRACRIPGVKRTGAASIRYISRDYLELFKVFLAVM from the coding sequence ATGAAACTCTTTATTTCTGCGGATATGGAAGGTATCTCCGGAATTGTGCATAACGACCAGCGGAATCGTGACGGTCGGGATTATGAGAAATCACGCAAATTGATGACGGAAGAAGTGAATGCGGCTATTGACGGTGCACTAGCTGCAGGAGTTAAAGAAATCGTGGTTAACGATTCGCATGATACGATGCGGAATATCATTCCGGCAGATTTACATCCCGCCGCTAGTCTCATCTCCGGAGATTATAAACCATTGTCAATGATGCAAGGGATAGATAGAACATTTGATTTTGTTTTTTTTATTGGCTATCATGCGAAACGTGGAACCGCTGGTGCGGTAATGGATCATACCTATACCGAAAGCGGGGTATATCGACTCCGAATTAATGGAAAACCTTACGGCGAAACCGGAATAAACGCTGCGGTGGCTGGATATTTTGGTGTGCCGGTTATTTTAGTTTGTGGTGATGATAAATTAGCGCTGGAAGCGAAAGAAACCCTTAAAAACGTGGTTACGGTAACCGTAAAATTCGGGCAAGGGAGAACATCAGCGCGGAATCTCCATCCGGAAAAGGTTAAACAACTCATTAAATCGGCAGCGATTGATGCGATTCAGCGCCGGAAAGAATTTCAGCCATTTAAATTTACTCCGCCAATCGTTATGGACCTCGATTTTGTCTATACGCATTACGCTGACCGGGCTTGTCGCATACCAGGGGTGAAACGGACCGGTGCAGCATCAATTCGATATATTAGCAGAGATTATCTAGAATTGTTCAAAGTTTTCCTAGCCGTAATGTAA
- a CDS encoding dipeptidase: protein MHPIPVFDGHNDTLYHLFLPEKSKGRTFFVESSFGHIDYPRAKKGGLIGGFFGIYTPPPKSTLEPVTQFNAQMTESEYNAPLPPPLNYDYAHTFVHSVIDFAEQLEQLSAGKVKIVRRYSELQQWIENDILAFVLHIEGAEAINPDLSDLPEFYQRGVRSLGLVWSRPNAFGSGVPFRYPSSPDIGHGLTQAGKNLVAACNELGIILDLSHLNEQGFWDVAKLSKHPLVVSHTGVHAICPSSRNLTDEQIDAIADSGGVVGIMFQPAHLQFSGNKDPMPNDNVAITDIVKHIDYIKTRIGIEHVAFGSDFDGAQMPKELNDVSGLQKLIEALRQAEYADKDIEKIAYKNWFRVIQETWIRG from the coding sequence ATGCATCCTATCCCAGTTTTTGATGGGCATAACGATACGCTCTATCATCTTTTCCTGCCAGAAAAAAGTAAAGGACGGACTTTTTTCGTCGAAAGTTCGTTCGGGCATATCGATTATCCGCGCGCGAAAAAAGGCGGACTAATAGGCGGGTTCTTCGGGATTTATACTCCACCGCCAAAATCTACTTTGGAACCAGTCACGCAGTTCAACGCCCAGATGACCGAATCGGAATATAATGCCCCGCTACCACCACCGTTAAATTATGATTATGCACATACGTTTGTTCATTCAGTAATCGATTTCGCTGAACAGCTAGAACAGCTATCTGCTGGGAAAGTTAAAATTGTCCGGCGGTATTCCGAATTACAACAGTGGATTGAAAATGATATCCTTGCGTTCGTCCTCCATATCGAAGGAGCGGAAGCTATTAATCCGGATTTATCGGATTTACCGGAGTTCTATCAGCGTGGGGTTAGGTCGCTCGGATTAGTCTGGAGCCGGCCGAATGCGTTCGGTTCCGGTGTTCCGTTCCGATATCCGAGTTCGCCGGATATCGGTCATGGACTGACTCAGGCAGGGAAAAACCTAGTCGCAGCGTGTAATGAATTAGGGATTATCCTAGATTTATCGCATCTGAATGAACAAGGGTTCTGGGATGTAGCGAAACTATCGAAACATCCGTTAGTCGTCAGTCATACCGGCGTGCATGCGATATGTCCATCAAGTCGCAACTTAACTGATGAACAGATTGATGCGATCGCTGATTCTGGCGGAGTTGTCGGGATAATGTTCCAACCGGCACATCTGCAATTTAGCGGTAACAAGGACCCTATGCCGAATGATAATGTTGCAATAACCGATATTGTTAAACATATTGATTATATTAAGACGCGAATTGGAATAGAACATGTTGCGTTCGGATCGGATTTCGATGGCGCTCAAATGCCGAAAGAGTTAAACGATGTTTCAGGGTTACAGAAATTGATTGAGGCACTTCGCCAAGCGGAATATGCGGATAAAGATATCGAAAAGATTGCGTATAAGAATTGGTTTCGAGTTATTCAAGAAACGTGGATACGTGGATAG
- a CDS encoding glycosyltransferase family 39 protein — protein MILLILTVFLRVFLLPTYPPGLWYDEAINGLDALTIYSGKAYPIFFDSYGHPREPLFLYFIAVLYSIFGVSAFTLRVAAAIIGSITVIVFYYFIRYLFTNRIAFIASFLLATAKWHLIFSRLSFRTILTPLLLILVCYCLFRAFNERKRIWYILTGIFLGIGMYTYLAFRLAPLFILIIIMYAYVQEKNTIVPRKSNIAIIFLVWFLVFLPLLIDYIVHPFHFFGRTDEVTVFQNGFGEGIKHIVANALKVAMMFSIPGKGDPEPKHNFPGEPALPFFLSIFLVIGTIVAVKKIQDTRYFTLLVWFILFLTPSVFSMGAPNTLRTTGALPALYALIALGFDWVYTFGLHKLLSQTHRVLNIIAVIILLYCGSVGVYQYFRWAKSDRTWLAFNTAEVELGHQIKLWSSDSKSAIYLPKVVAEHPTVIFSAYPFDYFYYETLDPLPNTIYIIIEPSIFVQLQTQFPNGNIIREFKLINGQTWAIAYKT, from the coding sequence TTGATTCTCCTTATTCTAACGGTTTTCCTGCGTGTTTTTCTACTCCCAACGTATCCGCCTGGATTATGGTATGATGAAGCGATTAACGGATTAGATGCATTAACGATTTATTCTGGAAAAGCGTATCCGATATTTTTTGATTCTTACGGTCATCCGCGTGAACCGTTATTCCTCTATTTCATTGCAGTACTCTATTCGATTTTCGGAGTTTCGGCATTCACGTTGCGGGTCGCTGCCGCGATTATCGGTAGTATCACGGTTATCGTTTTCTACTATTTCATCCGCTATCTTTTTACCAATCGGATCGCGTTCATCGCTTCGTTTCTATTAGCGACCGCTAAATGGCATCTCATATTCAGCCGATTATCGTTTCGAACGATTCTAACCCCGCTGTTGCTCATTCTGGTTTGCTACTGTTTATTCCGCGCGTTCAATGAACGCAAACGAATCTGGTATATTTTAACCGGTATATTTTTAGGGATCGGAATGTATACGTATCTTGCGTTTCGATTAGCCCCGTTGTTCATATTGATAATTATTATGTATGCTTATGTTCAAGAGAAGAATACGATCGTACCTCGTAAATCTAACATTGCCATTATTTTCCTTGTCTGGTTTCTCGTCTTCCTCCCGCTATTGATAGATTATATCGTGCATCCGTTCCATTTCTTCGGAAGAACGGACGAAGTTACGGTTTTCCAGAACGGATTCGGTGAGGGAATTAAACATATTGTCGCGAATGCATTGAAAGTTGCAATGATGTTTTCGATTCCGGGGAAAGGCGACCCGGAACCGAAACATAATTTTCCAGGCGAACCAGCGTTACCATTCTTCTTATCAATTTTTTTGGTTATCGGAACCATCGTTGCGGTCAAAAAGATTCAAGATACTCGATACTTTACGCTCCTAGTATGGTTTATTCTTTTCCTAACTCCGAGTGTTTTCTCGATGGGTGCGCCGAATACGCTACGAACCACCGGCGCTCTACCCGCATTATATGCGCTGATCGCACTCGGGTTCGATTGGGTCTATACATTCGGATTACATAAACTCCTATCGCAAACGCATCGGGTGCTCAATATTATTGCAGTAATCATTTTACTTTATTGCGGGTCGGTTGGTGTATATCAATATTTCCGTTGGGCGAAATCTGACCGCACTTGGCTTGCGTTCAACACTGCAGAAGTTGAATTGGGTCACCAAATCAAATTATGGAGTTCGGATTCGAAATCCGCAATTTATCTTCCGAAAGTAGTTGCGGAACATCCGACGGTTATCTTCTCTGCATATCCATTTGATTATTTCTACTATGAGACCCTTGACCCGTTACCGAACACGATTTATATTATCATTGAACCGAGTATATTCGTCCAACTACAAACGCAGTTCCCAAACGGGAACATCATCCGCGAATTTAAACTGATTAACGGACAAACCTGGGCTATTGCATATAAAACCTAA
- a CDS encoding EamA family transporter has translation MTWLVYTLIATLLISIVNIIDKYLISKLGVKPLVPVMILGLIGAISAGVILAIEGFVILAPVHLWLAFICGILFILNVYFYFEAVKIEDISRIVPLYYLSPIYILVIAWFFLGERFSASKYIGILLIVSMAIVISMKDFKSFRMSRAFWYMILASVAVSIVQVITKYLLNSNEFWPVFAYIRLGAFVALIPVYWTKYPELKRQYQTAGKKPFGIIVVNETVTLFSLILYTAAIAVGFVTLVNALSATQPLFVLMFSVLLSLWYPQILKEELSKSGILIKLVAIILMFIGIMLIR, from the coding sequence ATGACGTGGCTCGTATATACTCTCATAGCAACGTTGTTAATTTCGATAGTAAATATTATTGATAAATATCTGATATCGAAACTAGGGGTTAAACCGCTCGTTCCGGTGATGATATTAGGATTAATCGGAGCGATTTCAGCGGGAGTCATTCTTGCGATTGAAGGGTTCGTCATTTTAGCTCCGGTTCATTTATGGTTAGCGTTCATTTGCGGGATTCTGTTCATCTTGAATGTTTATTTCTATTTTGAAGCGGTGAAAATTGAAGATATCTCTCGGATTGTTCCGCTGTATTATCTCTCGCCGATATATATTCTGGTTATCGCTTGGTTCTTTCTCGGAGAACGGTTCTCCGCATCGAAATATATCGGAATCCTGCTGATCGTTTCGATGGCAATCGTTATTTCGATGAAAGATTTTAAATCGTTCCGGATGAGTAGAGCGTTTTGGTATATGATCTTAGCATCGGTGGCGGTAAGTATTGTGCAAGTTATAACCAAATATCTCTTAAATTCAAACGAGTTCTGGCCGGTATTCGCATATATCCGGCTAGGAGCGTTTGTCGCATTAATTCCGGTATATTGGACGAAATATCCGGAATTGAAAAGGCAATATCAGACCGCTGGAAAGAAACCGTTTGGGATAATCGTTGTGAATGAAACCGTAACCTTATTTTCGTTAATACTCTACACTGCAGCGATTGCAGTTGGATTTGTAACTCTGGTTAACGCGTTATCCGCAACTCAACCATTATTCGTTTTAATGTTCTCGGTGTTGCTGAGTCTATGGTATCCGCAGATTCTCAAAGAAGAACTTTCTAAATCTGGGATATTGATTAAGCTGGTTGCGATCATCCTGATGTTTATCGGTATCATGCTCATCAGATGA
- a CDS encoding peptidoglycan DD-metalloendopeptidase family protein: MFAGIGRLYFATIPTPSEVKSPKNTIAINEPTSNSTPIATPEQSVENAGKTISHAGESTNATERPPNTNKVVVYHHRISSGESIWSIAQKYGVTPQTILAENPSLDAHALQPGRIIKVPNQVGVFRTVTKNQSITSLAKTYRIKVEDILLVNGLTSATEVKSGTRIFLPGQKAIQIALGNQTGTGFRLPVQGRITSRFGYRTHPMGGGARLHTGIDIAASYGATIVAAESGRVIESGWNGLLGKTVVIRHNRGYETIYGHCSFLLVRPGDYVKKGQPIARVGSSGLSTGPHVHFEVHRDGTPVNPLKFIR, encoded by the coding sequence ATGTTCGCAGGAATTGGCCGGCTATATTTTGCGACGATACCAACACCTTCCGAAGTTAAATCTCCGAAAAATACTATCGCAATCAATGAACCGACATCAAATTCAACGCCGATTGCTACTCCAGAGCAGTCTGTAGAAAACGCTGGAAAAACCATTTCACATGCGGGTGAATCAACGAATGCAACAGAACGGCCACCGAATACGAATAAAGTTGTGGTTTATCATCATCGAATTTCCTCCGGGGAATCAATTTGGAGCATTGCCCAAAAATATGGAGTTACCCCGCAGACTATTCTAGCAGAGAATCCTTCTCTAGACGCACACGCACTCCAGCCGGGAAGAATTATCAAAGTCCCGAATCAAGTTGGAGTGTTTCGCACAGTCACTAAAAACCAATCAATAACCTCACTCGCAAAAACATATCGTATAAAAGTTGAAGATATCCTATTGGTAAACGGATTAACTTCAGCAACTGAAGTTAAATCCGGAACTCGGATTTTTCTACCTGGGCAGAAAGCGATTCAAATTGCGCTTGGAAATCAAACTGGAACTGGATTCAGATTACCGGTGCAAGGGAGAATTACTTCCCGATTCGGATATCGAACCCATCCAATGGGTGGCGGAGCTCGACTCCATACTGGGATAGATATTGCAGCATCGTATGGCGCAACGATTGTTGCTGCGGAAAGTGGTCGGGTTATTGAATCCGGTTGGAACGGACTGTTAGGGAAAACCGTAGTGATTCGTCATAATCGAGGGTACGAAACCATATACGGACATTGTTCATTTTTACTCGTTCGACCGGGAGATTATGTTAAAAAAGGACAACCGATTGCTCGGGTTGGTAGTAGCGGTCTGTCAACCGGTCCGCACGTACATTTTGAAGTGCATAGAGATGGTACTCCCGTTAATCCGCTAAAATTCATTCGATAA
- a CDS encoding SH3 domain-containing protein has protein sequence MNLRLPNFILLLIVCLCLAILITGCAKTRVAKKPIIIEPAEPVPPPEPPPAPLPPPPPEPESVTPAPPPPPEPVVVIPSVPPSPPPPPPKPVAPPAKKPALQFATVTVPPISILGKKISTVDILTAPGPNNPVVAQVSDKTRVQIISKTANNWYKIKLPDGRVGWISGNFLIIPVKTSP, from the coding sequence ATGAACTTGCGCTTGCCAAATTTCATCTTATTGTTAATAGTTTGTCTTTGTTTAGCAATACTTATTACCGGCTGCGCTAAAACCAGAGTCGCTAAAAAACCGATTATCATCGAACCAGCCGAACCTGTTCCGCCACCAGAACCTCCTCCAGCACCACTACCGCCACCGCCGCCGGAACCTGAATCAGTTACTCCAGCGCCGCCCCCGCCCCCTGAACCAGTTGTAGTTATCCCATCAGTACCACCATCACCGCCGCCCCCGCCACCAAAACCTGTTGCACCACCAGCAAAAAAACCAGCGCTACAATTCGCTACGGTTACCGTTCCCCCAATAAGCATTCTAGGCAAAAAAATATCTACCGTTGATATTCTAACCGCACCGGGACCAAATAATCCTGTAGTTGCTCAGGTTTCAGATAAAACTCGGGTACAAATTATTTCAAAAACCGCAAATAACTGGTATAAAATCAAATTGCCTGACGGGCGAGTTGGTTGGATTTCAGGGAATTTTCTAATCATCCCGGTTAAAACCAGTCCGTGA
- a CDS encoding family 10 glycosylhydrolase yields the protein MILQGFWVIYNSDMDFARSCAEMKEVGAEKVWVLVETASPQEISKLVEQAHQVGLEFHAWMINNLVSQDNEVRKTMNERPYWLAVSREGYNTRQKILWGKHSWWCPDNKHYLNYYLQRVQKKVAETGCDGLHLDFIRYPDIFAFQGRLAIPRDEVPEYSFCYCLNCRGRYMKETGVDPVDVPLDPKSALYQQWTQWRYQTITDTVRQIRNQIPPNLKLSAAVFPTPDIARKNVLQDWPSFADQLDHLCTMIYAQKQWGKPITWVKEATELGLKEMKGKCNYYAGFGYPIEEMKPGEIRLGMQAAKAAGADGVVIYHYPGISKEQLAELKSANQEL from the coding sequence ATGATTCTTCAAGGATTTTGGGTTATATACAACTCAGATATGGATTTCGCTCGGTCTTGTGCTGAAATGAAAGAGGTCGGTGCAGAAAAAGTTTGGGTTCTTGTAGAAACTGCTTCTCCGCAAGAAATATCGAAACTCGTTGAACAGGCACATCAAGTTGGACTTGAATTCCATGCTTGGATGATAAATAATTTGGTTTCACAGGATAACGAAGTCCGGAAAACTATGAATGAACGGCCATATTGGCTTGCGGTCAGCCGTGAAGGATATAATACCCGCCAGAAGATACTTTGGGGTAAACATAGTTGGTGGTGCCCGGATAATAAGCATTATTTGAACTATTATTTACAGCGGGTACAAAAGAAAGTTGCGGAAACCGGATGTGATGGACTCCATCTAGATTTTATCCGATATCCAGATATTTTTGCGTTTCAGGGTAGATTAGCAATTCCGCGTGATGAAGTGCCAGAATATAGTTTCTGTTATTGTTTGAATTGTCGAGGAAGATATATGAAAGAAACTGGGGTTGATCCGGTGGATGTTCCGCTCGACCCGAAGTCAGCATTATATCAGCAGTGGACTCAATGGCGATATCAAACGATAACTGATACTGTTCGCCAGATACGAAACCAAATCCCGCCAAATTTAAAACTTTCAGCTGCAGTATTTCCGACACCGGATATTGCGCGAAAAAATGTTCTGCAAGATTGGCCATCGTTTGCAGACCAACTCGACCACCTTTGCACGATGATTTATGCGCAAAAACAGTGGGGTAAACCTATCACCTGGGTTAAAGAAGCTACCGAATTAGGACTTAAAGAAATGAAAGGGAAATGTAACTATTATGCCGGATTCGGATATCCAATAGAAGAGATGAAACCTGGTGAGATTCGACTCGGAATGCAAGCAGCGAAAGCAGCAGGAGCGGATGGTGTAGTGATCTATCATTACCCCGGAATATCAAAAGAACAACTCGCTGAACTTAAATCTGCAAATCAGGAATTATAA
- a CDS encoding zinc ribbon domain-containing protein, with amino-acid sequence MKSCPACKYQNEDDAKFCKGCGIPLKSAPVTVAAEETEKQPISAKTVFQKVDKEIDGNNIEIKTIRCPNCGNDTLPDFETCTQCGRPLIPIAVQSYMQSQKQEASEKFNLEKKRINGNEEIKNQPQPPAEPFKEESPDESWEVVYCPVCGRRTRTSFGYCLNCRVSLSPQSQLATGSDSASITSRPVELQPTEARGLPPADIAGEKPKPAIHKNRLRAIIPIIIVIFIVSIIFLGILLFVYRSHRSERIALEEELGSVAETGITAEISAVVAVFDTVRDATLAKDTELLMSCYSAQFPDYQQKLKDTEETIRTYDIVSLTYVIDSSAIKITPDTAELPIQWQIKLRKYDDGSTISATDSNYVVLTKENNRWKIVQVFQR; translated from the coding sequence ATGAAATCCTGTCCTGCGTGTAAATATCAGAATGAAGATGATGCAAAGTTCTGTAAAGGATGCGGTATTCCACTCAAATCCGCGCCGGTAACCGTTGCTGCGGAAGAGACAGAGAAACAGCCGATTAGTGCAAAGACGGTATTCCAAAAAGTTGACAAAGAAATTGATGGTAATAACATTGAAATAAAAACTATCCGATGCCCGAACTGTGGAAATGATACGCTGCCTGATTTTGAAACCTGTACGCAATGCGGGAGACCATTGATTCCGATTGCGGTTCAATCGTATATGCAATCGCAGAAACAAGAAGCATCGGAAAAATTCAATCTCGAAAAAAAACGTATCAATGGTAACGAAGAGATAAAAAATCAACCGCAACCGCCAGCGGAACCGTTCAAGGAAGAGTCGCCCGATGAATCATGGGAAGTGGTTTACTGTCCAGTTTGCGGAAGGAGAACGCGAACCAGTTTTGGATATTGCCTGAACTGTCGGGTCAGTTTAAGTCCACAATCGCAACTGGCAACAGGCTCTGATTCCGCTAGTATTACCAGCCGCCCAGTAGAACTTCAACCTACTGAAGCTAGAGGTTTACCACCGGCGGATATCGCCGGAGAAAAACCGAAACCAGCAATTCACAAGAATCGGTTACGAGCTATTATTCCGATAATTATTGTGATTTTTATTGTCAGTATAATATTCCTAGGGATACTGTTATTCGTTTATCGTTCGCATCGTTCAGAACGAATTGCACTAGAAGAAGAACTGGGTTCAGTTGCTGAAACAGGAATAACGGCGGAAATATCAGCGGTTGTTGCAGTTTTCGATACCGTCCGTGATGCAACGCTGGCGAAAGATACCGAGTTGCTCATGAGCTGTTATTCCGCTCAATTTCCGGATTATCAGCAAAAACTTAAGGATACTGAAGAAACGATTCGAACCTATGATATTGTTTCCTTAACCTATGTGATAGATAGTTCGGCGATAAAAATTACTCCGGATACAGCGGAACTACCGATACAATGGCAGATTAAATTGCGTAAATATGATGACGGGTCGACTATCTCCGCTACCGATTCGAATTATGTTGTTCTGACTAAAGAAAATAACCGCTGGAAAATTGTTCAAGTGTTCCAGCGGTAG
- a CDS encoding family 10 glycosylhydrolase, protein MAHAKFIHSLILLWCFIFLLSIQITFAENEPLVKEARAIWISRWSYNSPEDIKMIMKNVKETNFNIVIFQVRGQAESYYKSDYEPWAEQISPDGNDPGWDPLAIAVEEAHRLGLQLHAWVNVYPAWRGKVPPKSRAHIWHTHPEWFCYTRDGKKMELSNEYVVLNPAHPEVQEYLYNIFMEIIQKYDIDGLHFDYVRYYGASYSFDSVSLKRFYDQTNATPDENPELWNEFRREQVTALVRKTYQGIKSVKPNLMLSASVWGDYDDGYTYYLQDSHRWLAEGIIDFICPMMYTPDNEQYRAWAKRHLQNQHQRLIYPGTGPYQLKTAEDLVKQIEIAREEAKNDRIRGITVFDYLTLFSKQNRTKFAEALIAGPFAQPAIAPGIEDMWWKTSTKADVVGPLITELRTIPQIVRAGEPFRVACKITDGSGIEENSVSLSYTIYSPDGTENIAELKMIRDPQTRDIFTTAESIPALPAQTKIYLRVRAYDTAENLGESEYTRIHIYHPSGNYIQGGDFGSSYKVGQYAVCDQEGKVWLTELRPPNIRIFEPNGLESAFSKISVGLDSHGREVPILNPSGIDVDRKGYVYVSCDTTGRILKFRAKDGKPFPGFELPYVPGDLDISDAGYLYVVEKLHNRWHIYTPEGKEVPGSPFGDVTSQTIHINRGIGVTRDGKTVYIADEASGAIHKWVGGIKKGIANYEQKEDLIKVQDASGAVDVDRQGNIYVSNYGLNCVHVFNTHEQHIADLVGGTPPVTHPRGVAFTDNGHTLYILIMDYGPLGGKLQKWMKK, encoded by the coding sequence ATGGCACACGCAAAATTCATTCATTCGCTCATACTACTCTGGTGTTTCATTTTTTTACTAAGTATCCAAATAACTTTTGCTGAAAATGAACCGCTGGTGAAAGAAGCGCGCGCTATCTGGATATCGCGATGGAGTTATAATTCACCAGAAGACATTAAAATGATAATGAAAAACGTTAAAGAAACCAATTTTAATATCGTGATATTCCAGGTTCGTGGTCAGGCGGAATCGTATTATAAATCAGATTATGAACCGTGGGCAGAACAAATCAGTCCGGATGGGAATGACCCGGGCTGGGATCCTTTAGCTATCGCGGTTGAAGAAGCGCATCGACTCGGATTACAACTTCATGCGTGGGTAAACGTTTATCCTGCATGGCGTGGGAAAGTTCCACCGAAATCACGAGCGCATATCTGGCATACTCATCCGGAATGGTTCTGTTATACTCGCGATGGCAAAAAAATGGAACTCAGTAATGAATATGTAGTATTAAATCCTGCGCATCCGGAAGTGCAGGAGTATCTGTATAACATTTTTATGGAAATTATCCAGAAATATGATATTGACGGACTCCATTTCGATTACGTCAGGTACTACGGTGCAAGTTATTCATTCGATTCGGTCAGTTTGAAACGATTCTATGACCAGACGAATGCTACCCCAGATGAAAACCCTGAACTCTGGAACGAATTCCGCAGAGAACAGGTTACCGCATTAGTTCGTAAAACATATCAGGGAATAAAATCGGTTAAACCGAACCTCATGTTATCCGCATCAGTTTGGGGAGACTATGATGATGGATATACCTACTATCTGCAGGATTCACATCGGTGGCTTGCAGAAGGAATTATTGATTTCATCTGTCCGATGATGTATACACCAGATAACGAACAATATCGCGCTTGGGCGAAACGGCATTTACAGAATCAACATCAACGGCTGATTTATCCTGGCACCGGTCCTTATCAATTGAAAACCGCAGAGGATTTGGTTAAACAGATTGAAATAGCTCGCGAGGAGGCGAAAAACGATAGAATCCGGGGAATAACGGTGTTCGATTATTTAACGCTTTTTTCAAAACAGAATCGAACAAAATTTGCGGAAGCGCTTATTGCTGGTCCGTTTGCCCAACCAGCTATTGCTCCTGGTATAGAAGATATGTGGTGGAAAACTTCAACAAAAGCTGACGTGGTAGGTCCATTAATCACCGAACTACGAACTATACCACAAATTGTTCGAGCTGGCGAACCATTTCGGGTTGCCTGCAAAATTACTGATGGTTCGGGTATCGAAGAAAATTCCGTTTCACTCAGTTACACCATTTATTCACCTGATGGAACAGAAAACATCGCAGAACTAAAAATGATTCGCGATCCGCAAACGCGCGATATATTTACCACTGCAGAATCTATCCCTGCACTACCCGCACAAACGAAAATATATCTGCGGGTTCGTGCGTACGATACCGCAGAAAATCTCGGTGAAAGTGAATATACCAGAATTCATATCTATCATCCATCAGGCAACTATATTCAAGGAGGCGATTTTGGTAGCAGTTATAAGGTTGGACAATATGCGGTCTGTGACCAGGAAGGAAAAGTCTGGTTGACCGAACTGCGTCCTCCGAATATTCGGATATTTGAACCGAATGGATTAGAATCCGCATTTTCAAAAATCAGTGTTGGACTCGATTCGCACGGAAGAGAAGTCCCGATACTGAATCCATCTGGAATTGATGTTGACCGGAAAGGATACGTTTATGTATCTTGCGATACTACCGGTCGGATTCTAAAATTCCGCGCGAAAGATGGAAAACCATTCCCCGGATTTGAGTTACCCTATGTTCCTGGGGATTTGGATATCTCTGATGCGGGATATCTCTATGTGGTGGAAAAACTGCATAACCGATGGCATATCTATACTCCAGAGGGAAAAGAAGTTCCAGGGAGTCCGTTTGGAGATGTGACTTCGCAAACCATACATATCAATCGTGGAATCGGAGTAACTCGAGATGGGAAAACGGTTTATATTGCTGATGAAGCGAGTGGCGCAATTCATAAATGGGTTGGCGGAATAAAAAAAGGAATTGCTAACTATGAACAGAAAGAAGATTTAATTAAAGTTCAGGATGCTTCCGGCGCCGTCGATGTTGATCGCCAGGGAAATATCTATGTTAGCAATTATGGATTGAATTGCGTGCATGTTTTCAATACGCATGAACAACACATTGCTGATTTGGTTGGTGGAACGCCGCCGGTAACGCATCCCCGTGGAGTAGCGTTTACCGATAACGGACATACCCTATACATTCTGATTATGGATTACGGTCCGTTAGGAGGTAAACTCCAAAAATGGATGAAAAAGTAA